The genomic stretch ACAACTTTTCGATTTCAAGAGGGGGGAAGTGCTGGTCTGCGATTCGCTTGATCCTAACATGACATTCGTGGCTCCCCTTTGTTCGGCAATAGTTGAACGAAGGGGTGGGATGCTCATCCACGGCGCGATAATCGCCAGGGAATATGGCATTCCCTGCGTGACCGGGATACCCGACGCCACCGAGGTCATAGAGACTGGTGATAAGGTAACCGTTGACGGTTTCTTGGGGATAGTGACCGTCGACCGAATGAAATGAAGGGCCTATTCTGCAAGAATGATCGTATGGCATGAATCTGGTCTTTCACATCACTATTTGAGGAGCATTAAATAAGGGATGACCTCAAATCTTACATTGTTGAAAGCAAGAACTTCACTTCTAGTCCTGTTCATAGCGGTGATCATAGCACTCCCGATAGTGTCAGCCCATGTTCCTAACTTTCCCGAGGGCAATGATACCCTCGACACTGCACTTCATATCGATGATCCAGCCAAATCGATTGTGGTTTATTCCAACCTCCACCATAATGATGAGGCACAATACTACAGCTTCCACATTGAACAAGGCGGGAGGATCTACCTGGGAATGTTAATTCCAATCAATTCAGAGGAGGGCTATATACCCAGCTTCGTACTGATGGGGCCCGGATTGGGAGAAGAAGGTGAGCTTCCCTCCTTCATAGAAAGACCTGAAGATGCTGGATATATCGTTATCGAGGGAATGCTCCCGGAACAGGGTGAGTATGAGGGGTTCTCACCCAGTACTTTTTACGAGCTGGCAGAAATTAACATAAACGCACCAGCCGGGGGTGAATATTATGTTGCCGTATATTCCGAGGAGGGAGAGGGCAACTATGCTCTTGTCGTGGGTTATATCGAATCCTTCACCATCATTGAATTCATCAGGGTTCCCCTTGACCTGATTGTCGTGTACCAGTGGGAAGGTCAAAGCCTTCTAGAGGTACTCTCTCCGTTCATCATCACTGTAGTGATGGGACTCATCCTGATGATGTACGGGATGAGAAAGCGGGGCTTGGAGGTGCCCATCTATGGGCTGGTGGGTGCGATAGCGGGACTCTTCTTCGTAGGGAGCTCTGCCATTATGCTCTACCAGATGATATACGCACTGAATCAGGTGCCAGCCAACTCGCAGATCATCATAACATTATTATTCACGCTAGTACCACTGATCATGGGAATCGCGATTATCAGGATCGGACTCATGGGATCTAGAAAGCCCTCCAGGGGGATCAGAGCCACCATGTTCATCATCGGTATCCTCGCTCTGTTCGTGTGGGCTGGTTACTTCGTCGGACCGGCTCTGGCCATCATTGCGGCAGTACTTCCCGTCTCCATCGCCTCGCGAATTATCAGAATCTAGATAACGCAACTCTAATATTCTGAAACCATCAATACTACACCCATGGCGGTCTGTCCACATTGCAAGGGAGAGGTGACCAAGGACAATGTGGAGGTGGAGGAGGTTGTGAAGATCAAACCGTTCAAGATGAGGAACTTCATGTTCATCTGTCCCCACTGTTATAGCGTTCTTGGGTTTGCCAGCAATTTCTAAGGATCTGCAAGTACTGGGTTCGATAGAAGGTTGTCTGGTCAGTTGGAGATGATAGTATCGAAAGAGATGAAGAGACCTATCAGGGGAAGCTGACGATTGTTCCAATGCGATGGGAACATGCAAGAGATATCACCGACTGGCACTATCCTGGATTCTACTCATTCTACGATCTAAGAAACTATCCTGAGGACATCGAGGAGATCTTTGATGAAAGTAAATGGGGAACCAACCTATTCTCTGTCCTGAACGGAAAGGGAGAACTGTTAGGGGAACTGTCCTTTCAGGAAGAAGGAAATGAGCTGGAAATTGGCATAGCAATGAGACCAGATATGGTGGGGAGGGGGATGGGTAAAACCCTTCTCCAGGCAGGGATGGATTTCGCAAGGCACAGATTCGAATTCGACATTTTCAGGATTGGAGTATGGAAGCTTAACGGCAGGGCGATAAGGGTTTATGAGAGAGCTGGATTCCAAAGTGAAGGAGAATTCTTCAATGATATTGAGGGAATCGAATATCGATTCATTAGAATGACGAGGAGAAAAGACCTCTAATCACTTTCTGGATCCAAGAGATCCATATCATACATTACATATCTCGATTCCTTCATCCCA from Methanomassiliicoccales archaeon encodes the following:
- a CDS encoding GNAT family N-acetyltransferase; its protein translation is MRWEHARDITDWHYPGFYSFYDLRNYPEDIEEIFDESKWGTNLFSVLNGKGELLGELSFQEEGNELEIGIAMRPDMVGRGMGKTLLQAGMDFARHRFEFDIFRIGVWKLNGRAIRVYERAGFQSEGEFFNDIEGIEYRFIRMTRRKDL